The sequence TTTTGGATTGAACGCCTTGCCGTCAAGAAGAGCACCAACTTTCGTTATCGGTGCCGGATTAGACGCATAGGAGTGGCCGTCGATTGTTGCACCACCAGTTGTTGGATTGTCCAATCCGAGCATGCACCGCAACGTCGTCGATTTTCCCGAGCCGTTCGGTCCGAGAAAACCAGTCACTGCTCCCTGGCGAACAGAGAAGGACAAGTCGCGAACGGCTTGAACATTCCCATAGCTTTTGGATAGGTGTTCGATATTGATCACGTAATCACAACCTTTCACTGTGTGACAATCTAGTAGTCAGTCTACCGGAGATTTGATGGCCACCGTCACACCTGTGGATAAATATCGCCCAGAGCTAGATACTGCCTGAAAAAATGGTGAGTTTTCGCCCGCGAGAGAAATAACAGCATGATTAAGTTGTGTTATCCGTTAGACTTAACGCAGTTATACGTGCAGATCGCACGTCGCACTAAACTTGGAGGTTCTAATTATGAGCAACCCAGTAATGTCTCGTAATCCTTATTTTACCGGGCAGGCACAGCGACCGAACCAGTTCGATCAGGCTGGTTTTGCTCAGCAGCAGGTTCCTACGCAGCCGGTATCGGCATTCGATGCGCGTCCGGCTGATGGCCGTATGACATACACGGATGCCATGAACAAAACAGCGTTACTCCTCGGTGTAACAGTTGTTGCTGGAATCCTTGCCGCATTCATCGTCCCACTTCCATCGATGCCGGCAGTTGCACTGATCTCTAGCCTGGCGGCTTTTGGCGTCGGCATGGTAGCCGCATTCAAGCCGATGGTTTCGCCCGCATTGGCTATTGGTTATGCAGCGCTCGAAGGTGTGGCCCTCGGTTCGATCACTGCCGCATTTAATATTTTCTATCCTGGAATCGCATTCCAAGCAATCCTTGCTACTGCAGTGATTGTTGCCGTGACATTGGGTCTTCACTATTCTGGTGCAGTCCGCACAACTCCGCGTGGACGCAAGATGGTGTTCGTCATAGCAATCGGATACTTGGTTTTCACCTTCGTCAACATGATTCTCGTAGGTACTGGTCTCCTCGACGGTTTCGGATTGCGTTCTGGTACCATCGGGTTGGTCATTGGAGCAGTAATGATTGTTGTTGCTGCATACATGCTTATCGCTGATTTTGAGCAGGTAAACGAAGCAATCAAGAATGGTGCCCCAGCTAACTTTGCTTGGACAACCGCACTAGCAATCGTGATGACGATCTTGTGGATCTACATTGAGGTCCTTCGGATTCTCGCTATTTTAGCTGATAACCGCTAACCTCAGACATAGTGTGGGGCCCGCATCTGCAATGATGCGGGCCCCACACTATGTAGTGCATTAACGCGTGAAATGCGTGGAGAAAGCTGTTTGTGTTACTCCGAGAATATCGACGACGAACACCAGAACGTCATCACCTTTAATGCCAGCACGTGGATTACCGGCCGGTCCGTAGCCCTTCTCTGGTGGCACTATGATCATGACACGAGAACCAACCTGCTTGCCGACTAGGGCCTGATCCCAGCCCTTGATAACCATGCCGACACCGATTGGAAAACGGGTGGGCTCGCTGCGGAAATACGACGAGTCAAAAAGTTCTCCGTTCCAGATTTGGCCGTGGTAGTTCACCTCGACTTCGTCGCCAGCCTGTACGACCTTGCCGTTGCCTTCTTCTAGAAGAACAACTTTCAAGCCGCGAGGTGGTTCGGGAGTCGGATACGTGATAGTTGGTGTGTCTCCAAAAGAACCGGAGACGACTGGAAGTTCAACTGTCATCATTACACCTTTCGTCAAAGTAATACACACGTATTCTAATCAAGATTAATGAAAGACGGAGAATCGGTTGGAGACGGTGTAGCTAAGGGACCACTACCCGGCATAGGACACGGCATCCCCGTGGCCGCATGACACCGGTACCCGAACGGATTCTTATCCAAATACTGCTGATGCTCATCCTCCGCAGGATAGAACGGTCCAGCATCCAGCGCTGTTCGTACTTCGGTAACAATCTCGCCTTTTCCAGCATCGTGTAGCACCCGACTGTATTGCGCAATCGATTCTTCCACGAGGGCCTGTTGCTGCGCCGTCGTCACGAAAATCGCGGACCGATACTGTGTCCCGACGTCGTTCCCCTGACGGTTCAACGACGTCGGGTCATGCATTTCCCAAAACGTCTTAACGACCTGTCCAAGAGCGGCATCCTCGCACACTACTCGCACAGTTTCGGTATGACCAGTGAGCCCAGTACATGTTTGACGGTATGTGGGATTAGCAGTAAAACCACCCATAAAGCCAACTGCAGTGCTGACAACGCCAGGCAGTTGCCACATGATCTCTTCCACACCCCAATAGCAACCGCCAGCAAGGTAAATAACTTGCTGGCCAACTTCAGGCTCGGCCAAGATGTCCGTACCTAGCACAGTGTGTGGCTTTGGGGATGGAAGGACCGGATTCGGGTTATCTGGTAATGCTTGATCTTTCGTTATCATTAACTAGCCTTGGAATGCTTCGATACCGAGAACTTTCACAGTAAATTCTTTACCGTTTGGTGCAGTGTAGGACGTCTCCTCACCAATCTTCTTGCCCATAATCGCAGAACCAAGTGGAGCTGTTTCAGGGTAGACATCAATGTCAACGAAATCAGCAGCTTCGCGCGAACCGAGGAGGAATTTCTTCTGCCGACCATTGACCTCAGCAGTGATAACTAGACCCGGGGCAACTTCCGTAACCTGCTGTGGAGCATCGCCAACTTCGGCATGCTCAAGTAGATATTGAAGCTCTTGAATGCGCCCTTCCATCTTTGACTGCTCTTCGCGTGCAGCATGATAGCCACCATTTTCGCGAAGATCGCCTTCAGAACGAGCTTCTTCGATCTTCGTCGCAATTTCAGTACGGCCAGTAGTTTTCAAATACTCTAGCTCGGCGCTCAAACGATCGTAGGTTTCTTGTGAGAGCCATGTTTTTTCAGCCATGTGCATTCTCCTTATTTTTTCAAGTGGGTTGTATGTTTTGAAGCTTGGATAAAAAAGACATGTCCACAGCCTGTGGACATGACCCTATATTTATGTGACAGTATCACTTTACGATCACTAGGACAATAAATACGGCCTAGATTCGCCTCTAGCGGATAGACGTGTCAGGCGAAAATAGCCAGCCAAACAGCAACCACGTGGCACACGAACCCGCCCAGCGTACCAAGATGGAAAAACTCATGGAATCCCCACATTCGTGGCCACGGATTAGGCCATGAGAACGCATAAAACACCGCGCCTACGGTGTAGGAAATACCGCCGGCTAACACTAGCCACACGATAGCGGGGCTACCATTCGTCCAGAACTGGGGTAGATACCAAACTGCTACCCAACCCAGTGCGATATAGAGCGAAACATAAAGAAAACGTGGTGCATCGAGCCAGAAAATTCGTGATAGCGAGCCAATAAAAGCCCCGCCCCAGACGATAAGGAGCACTGTTAGTTGCTCCATTGGACGCAACAGCATGACTGACAGTGGCGTATATGTGCCGGCTATCAGGAAGAAAATATTAGAGTGATCGATACGCCGCAAAACAGCATCCGCTCGAGGACTCCACGAGCCGATATGATAAACGCCAGAATTGGCGAACAAGAAAAAAGAAGCGGCCATGAAAACTAAACAGGCTACAGTAGCGCCCGCATCCGGAGCGAAAATCGCCGATACGATGCCGTTTGCCAACGCCAGCGGCGCTGTCACAGCGTGCAGCCAGCCCCGAAGTTGCGGTTTTAGCGGCTCGAGTGGAATGGGAGTAGACGATTCTTTTTCGTTATGCATTAATAATTATCTCCTTGTTCTCATCTTCAGGCTATACCTTCTTTGCTAACATTCCTATTCCACGCGCCATGCAGATTCACGGTGCACACACTATGTCACCGGGCTACTATTAAGACCAGGACTTACCAACATAGTTTCCAAGGAGGTGGCGGTCTCATGTTCGCGAACGATTTTCTTTACCGTATTTATGAACGACGATTGCTTCGTGAAATCAATCCACAACAGATCCCACACCACGTTGGAATCATTCTTGACGGCAATCGCAGATGGGCAAAAGCCCTGGGAACACCTGCCGCGCACGGTCACCGGCGGGGTGCGGACCACATCTCAGAAGTCCTAAGCTGGGTGCAGGAAGCCGGCGTTTCAATCGTCACATTGTGGATGCTCAGTACCGATAATCTGCAACGTTCCGCAGCGGAAATTCGCGAACTACTCGCCATTATTGTTGGGGCGGTAGAACACCTAGCAAAAAACCCGTCGTGGCAGATTCGCATTTTAGGGGATCTCGAACTTCTCCCACAACAAGCCGCCCATGCGTTACGCACTGCTGCAGAAAAGTCCGAAGGCCACACCGGAATGGTCGTCAACGTAGCAATCGGTTATGGCGGCCGTCAAGAAATCACGCGCGCCGTGCAAGATTATTTGCGCGAACAAGCTGCTTCGGGCGCTTCCCTCGAAGACGTCGCACAGTCAATTAGCGTTGACGCGATCACGAATCACATCTACACCAAGGGCCAGCCTGATCCTGACCTCATCATCCGTACCTCTGGCGAACAGCGTATGAGCGGCTTCATGCTCTGGCAGACCGTTCACACTGAACTTTATTTCTGTGAAACCTACTGGCCAGACTTCCGGCGCATCGACTTCTTGCGTGCGTTGCGCGATTTCTCGGTTCGAGAGCGTCGCAAGGGAAAATAGTCAGCCTTAGAAGCCGTTATCTGGCGAGTAAAGCTCCGTCGATTTTGCTAATTCTTCTCGGCTCGGCAGGTGTGAACCAGGCTGTCCAACAGTAATTCCTGCTGCTGCCGCCGCATAAGCACCCAACGAGGCCAAGCCTTGCCGTGAGATTGAGCGCAATGCTTCGCCGTCTTCGTCGCCGAGAACGCTCATCCGCGCAAGACCATCAATAAGTGCCGCCATTAGCGCATCGCCAGCACCAACCGTATCAACAACGCCCACATTAACTGCTGGCACATGAATATCAGCTTCGGGGGTGGCAAGGTTGAGCCCTTCTGCACCACGGGTAATAACAACTAGTTGAGCTCCGCGTTCTAAGAAGAATTCAGCACTCTGTTCTGGAGTAGTAGGTCCGAGTATTTCTTTCATATCCTCGATAGAAGCCTTGACGACGTCGATATACGGCATAAGCTCATCGACTTCTGCCACTAGCTTTTCGCGCGGCCCCATCAGCGCCATACGCACGTTCGGATCATAAGAAACAGTAGAGTGGCCGTCTAAGCACTCCAACCACTTCCGTAACGTGGTTGCGCCCGGTTCTTGATGTGCACCAATCGACCCGATATGTACGAGCCGTGGTTTTGTCACGTCAGCATCGCATCGGGGCATCGGATAGTCCGAAAGCAGATCGAACGTATATGAGGCGTTCCCGAATTCATCTAGCTGTGCGTAGGCAACTGACGTTGGCCGATTATCAACGGACCCAGGATAGAGTTTTACACCTGCCGCAGTAAGGAAATGTGCGATGTCCGTGCCGGCGTCGTCGTTCCCAATCCTAGTCACAAGGGTGACGCTACGTTCCAGACGAGCCAACCCCAAAGCCACGTTCAGCGGCGAACCACCGGGATGAGTGGTGTGGGTGTGGTCCCGTTGGACGTCGTCGAGGAGTGATTCTCCGATAACCATAAAGGACATGTCAGTTCTCACCTTGGTTTGTTGCGAGTGCGTCATCAGTGCGTTGCTGTGCTTGCGCGAGGCGCTCGCGGGCGGTTGTCAGCCAGGTTTCGCAGCGGCGGGCTAGGGCTTCACCGCGTTCCCACAATTCGAGTGCCTCTTCCAGAGGGATGTTTCCTTGTTCGAGGCGCGCAACGATATCGACCAGCTGTGAGCGAGCTTCTTCATAGGAGTAAGCGGCTACGGCGTCGTCGAGTTCCTCGGCGGTTTGTGGGTTCATGAGTCAGTCCTTTCTGACGCAGTGATGGTTGCACTCAGGATTCCATCGGAAAGTTGGGCGGTGAGCGGTTGCCCGGTGGCGACATTGTTGACAGAAGTGACGACGCCGGAGTCGTTGCGTAGTACAGCATACCCGCGTTTGAGCGTGGCTAAAGGAGAGAGCGTGCGCAAGCGAGCCAGTGTGGCGTCGATGGTGGCAGTGTGCCGGGTAAGTTGCCGATCGAGGTTGTTGTGAAGCCACTGCTGAAGTTGTTCTAAATCGAGTTCGCGGCTTTCGATGAGTGTTTCGGGATGGGCCAGCGCAGGCCGGGATCGTTGCGTATCTAGATCCGTGCGAGCTCGGGACAGCAGTGCTTCGACGGCGATTCGGCCGCGGCGTAGTGCGTGCACTAAGTTGGTGTGTTCTTCGGTGACGTCTGGGACGATCGAGCGGGCGGCATCGGTGGGGGTTGAGGCGCGAAAATCAGCTACGTAGTCTAGCAACGGATTGTCGGTCTCGTGGCCGATAGCGGAAACAACTGGAGTCTTTGCGGTGGCTACCGCCCGAAGTAGGCGTTCGTCTGAGAATGGGAGGAGATCCTCAACAGACCCACCACCGCGAGCAATAACGATGACATCGACGTCGGCGATTGCGTCGAGTTCTTCGAGTGCAGGAATCATCTCTGATACGGCGGTTGGCCCTTGAACAACGACTTCGCGGACTTTGAATTGGGCGCTTGCCCAGCGGGCGCGAGCATTGACTTCGACGTCGTGACGCGCTTTGGTATTTCGGCCAACGATCAAGCCGATAGATCTGGGAAGAAAAGGAAGCGGTTTCTTTCGGCTTGCTGCGAAGAATCCTTCGGCGGCGAGCTTGTTTTTCAGCGCTTCGATCCGAGCCAGAATATCGCCTAGTCCGACCGTGCGCACATCATCAACATGAAGTGACAGGCTGCCGTTTCCAGCCCAAAAATCTGGTTTCGCACACACAATTACGCGGGAACCGGACTGGATTCCTTCGGGTAGTGCGTGGCTGAAAATTTTGCAGGTGATAGACGATTTTTCTTCTAGGTCAGCAAGGGTAAAGAATTGAACTTTGGCGCCGGGGCGGCGCGTGAGCGTAATAATTTCACCCTCGACCCATAGCCGTGACATCCTGGCGATATATTCAGCTATTTTCGCGTTAAGCAAACGCAATGGCCATGGTGATTCCGGAGAGGTTTCACGTGCCATCTGCGGCAAGGTAGCCGGCACGGCAACGGGTTCATGTGCTGCCATAATTAGCCTATTCTCCGGTTTTACTGTGGTTTTCTAGCAAATTTTCACTGTAATTTATCTTACGTGCAGTGCCGCTTTGAAATTTTGGGCGAAAGTCCCAGCGGGTTGTGGTTGGATGTGCAGAGGCGATGAGCAATGATTCGGGGGAGCTGTTAGTCTTGAGGCGTGACGAACCTTGATAATTCTGTAGAGACTGATGCTGTGTCGTTGGCGGGTGCTTCGGCTTTTCCAACGGAGATTTCTTCTGCTCCTAACTCGGACGGTAAACGTATTTTGATTGCGACTCCGCGCGGGTATTGTGCGGGGGTTGACCGGGCTGTAGATACGGTAGAAAAAGCGCTTGAGTTGTATGGTCCGCCGGTCTATGTGCGTAAAGAGATTGTGCACAACAAGTTTGTGGTTGAGACGTTGACGAAGCGTGGCGCTATTTTTGTGCATGATACGGATGATGTTCCGGTTGGTGCTCGGGTTGTTTTTTCGGCTCATGGGGTGGCGCCGGCTGTTCATGAGGCGGCTGAGCAACGCATGTTGCAGACCATCGATGCGACGTGTCCGCTAGTGACGAAGGTACATAAGCAGGCGGTACGTTTTGCGGATCAGGATTATGACATTTTGTTGATTGGCCATTCTGGACATGAAGAGGTTGAGGGTACTCAAGGCGAGGCTCCTAGTCACATCCAGGTTGTTAATGGCCCAGAGGATGTTGCGAATGTTGACGTTCGTGATCCAGACCGGGTGGTGTGGATTTCGCAGACGACGTTGTCTGTTGATGAAACGATGAAGACGGTGGATTTGCTGCGCAAGCGGTTCCCGAATTTGATCAATCCGCCAAGTGATGACATTTGCTATGCCACACAGAATCGCCAAGGATCAGTGAAGAAGATGGCTCCCGAATGCGATGTTGTTATTGTGGTGGGCTCGGCTAATTCGTCTAACTCGGTTCGTCTGGTTGAGGTTGCTGTGGAAGCCGGGGCTGGTTCGGCTTATCGGGTTGATAAGGCAGCTGAACTCGATCAGGCATGGCTGAAAGATGCGCAAACCATTGGTGTTACCTCTGGTGCGTCAGTCCCAGAAATTTTGGTGCGCGATGTTGTGGAACAACTGAAAACATGGGGCTTCACGTCTGTTGAGCCGGTGTCTACCGTGCAAGAGGACGTACATTTCTCGTTACCTAAGAATCTGCGTGGCGAGTTGAAAGCAACGGGCGTTGACGTTGATCGGCCACATAAGGCACGTGACACCAGCACGGCCCGGCAGCGATCAACGGCACGTAGCACCGGTAGGCTTGCCGGCGAATAGCCGGTGCAGGGTTCGTCGGACTAAGGCTGCTTGCCGCCATCCAACTCAGTGTTGTCGCCCAAGACATCATCGAATTCGGTAGCGGTCAGTTCACGAATCGCTGTCTGATCGGAAGAGAGCACGGCTGTAGCGGCAGTCAGCTCTGTGGCCTTATCTCCCAGCGAATCGAATTTGCGATAGGTGACAAGAACGCGAGATTCAAGAGATGATACTGCCTTATTGTAGGACGTGACGCTGGAAGACAGACTGCTTCCAAGCTTGCTCAGATGCCCAACGAACACTGAGAGGCGATCAACAAGTTGTTTGCCAGCTATCACGATCTCTTGGGCCTGCTCACTAGCTTGGGCAGAACGCCAAACCGCGGCAACTGAACGCAGGAGAGCTAGCAAAGAAACAGGCGAAGCCAAAATAATTCCATCTGCTAGCGCATACTCTAAGAGCTGGGAATCAGCTTCCAAAGCTTCAGACAACAACGCTTCAGAAGGCAAAAACATAATCGTTAGTTGCGGGGAATGCGGAAAATCAGCCGGATAGTTTCGTTTCTTCAACGTAGCGACATGATTCTTTACAGCTTTTGCATGCGCACGAAGTAACTCCGCACGCTCGCTGGCAGCTTCCAGATCTGTTTCCGATATGTCATGAGCGGCAAGATAAGAGGCCATCGGAACCTTGGCATCAATTGCGATATGTGCGCCATTAGGAAGATGAACAGTGACATCAGGACGACCTTTGCCTTGACCCGAATCAGAGAACTGCGAGTTTGCCCGCTGTTCATCAAAATCAACGCGCTCTAACATTCCTGCAACTTCGATGATTCGCCGAAGCTGAACTTCGCCCCACGAACCGCGAACAGTCGAATTCCGCAGCGCAGCATTCAATGATTCTGTAGTGCGCGAAAGCTGAGCCGACACCCGCGCCTCTGTCTGTAATTGATTAGTTAACGCAGAAAACTGCTGTGTCGTTTTTGATTCCAACGCACGAACAAACGAATCCACTGTACCTAACTGCTGAGAAATTGGAGCAAGGGCTTGAGCTGTAGAGTTCTTACTATCTATTTGCTCGTGAAGATACGAATTTTCACGTTCAAGCTGTTCTGCCTGGCCACGCACAAAAAGTACATCCGCACGCGCCTGACTGAGCTCATCACGAACAGCTTGAGCCCGCCCGCGCTCTTGGCTAAGCGCCGCGAACCAGCCAATAGCTCCGCCACTAGCCAACGCGATGGCGATGAAAATCAAAAATACACCCAGATCAATAGTCATGTTTACAGTCTAAAAGCTACCTCCCACATACTT is a genomic window of Arcanobacterium phocae containing:
- a CDS encoding Bax inhibitor-1/YccA family protein; amino-acid sequence: MSNPVMSRNPYFTGQAQRPNQFDQAGFAQQQVPTQPVSAFDARPADGRMTYTDAMNKTALLLGVTVVAGILAAFIVPLPSMPAVALISSLAAFGVGMVAAFKPMVSPALAIGYAALEGVALGSITAAFNIFYPGIAFQAILATAVIVAVTLGLHYSGAVRTTPRGRKMVFVIAIGYLVFTFVNMILVGTGLLDGFGLRSGTIGLVIGAVMIVVAAYMLIADFEQVNEAIKNGAPANFAWTTALAIVMTILWIYIEVLRILAILADNR
- a CDS encoding FKBP-type peptidyl-prolyl cis-trans isomerase, whose product is MMTVELPVVSGSFGDTPTITYPTPEPPRGLKVVLLEEGNGKVVQAGDEVEVNYHGQIWNGELFDSSYFRSEPTRFPIGVGMVIKGWDQALVGKQVGSRVMIIVPPEKGYGPAGNPRAGIKGDDVLVFVVDILGVTQTAFSTHFTR
- the msrA gene encoding peptide-methionine (S)-S-oxide reductase MsrA, producing MITKDQALPDNPNPVLPSPKPHTVLGTDILAEPEVGQQVIYLAGGCYWGVEEIMWQLPGVVSTAVGFMGGFTANPTYRQTCTGLTGHTETVRVVCEDAALGQVVKTFWEMHDPTSLNRQGNDVGTQYRSAIFVTTAQQQALVEESIAQYSRVLHDAGKGEIVTEVRTALDAGPFYPAEDEHQQYLDKNPFGYRCHAATGMPCPMPGSGPLATPSPTDSPSFINLD
- the greA gene encoding transcription elongation factor GreA, producing MAEKTWLSQETYDRLSAELEYLKTTGRTEIATKIEEARSEGDLRENGGYHAAREEQSKMEGRIQELQYLLEHAEVGDAPQQVTEVAPGLVITAEVNGRQKKFLLGSREAADFVDIDVYPETAPLGSAIMGKKIGEETSYTAPNGKEFTVKVLGIEAFQG
- the trhA gene encoding PAQR family membrane homeostasis protein TrhA; the encoded protein is MHNEKESSTPIPLEPLKPQLRGWLHAVTAPLALANGIVSAIFAPDAGATVACLVFMAASFFLFANSGVYHIGSWSPRADAVLRRIDHSNIFFLIAGTYTPLSVMLLRPMEQLTVLLIVWGGAFIGSLSRIFWLDAPRFLYVSLYIALGWVAVWYLPQFWTNGSPAIVWLVLAGGISYTVGAVFYAFSWPNPWPRMWGFHEFFHLGTLGGFVCHVVAVWLAIFA
- a CDS encoding isoprenyl transferase; this translates as MFANDFLYRIYERRLLREINPQQIPHHVGIILDGNRRWAKALGTPAAHGHRRGADHISEVLSWVQEAGVSIVTLWMLSTDNLQRSAAEIRELLAIIVGAVEHLAKNPSWQIRILGDLELLPQQAAHALRTAAEKSEGHTGMVVNVAIGYGGRQEITRAVQDYLREQAASGASLEDVAQSISVDAITNHIYTKGQPDPDLIIRTSGEQRMSGFMLWQTVHTELYFCETYWPDFRRIDFLRALRDFSVRERRKGK
- a CDS encoding carbohydrate kinase family protein, which encodes MSFMVIGESLLDDVQRDHTHTTHPGGSPLNVALGLARLERSVTLVTRIGNDDAGTDIAHFLTAAGVKLYPGSVDNRPTSVAYAQLDEFGNASYTFDLLSDYPMPRCDADVTKPRLVHIGSIGAHQEPGATTLRKWLECLDGHSTVSYDPNVRMALMGPREKLVAEVDELMPYIDVVKASIEDMKEILGPTTPEQSAEFFLERGAQLVVITRGAEGLNLATPEADIHVPAVNVGVVDTVGAGDALMAALIDGLARMSVLGDEDGEALRSISRQGLASLGAYAAAAAGITVGQPGSHLPSREELAKSTELYSPDNGF
- a CDS encoding exodeoxyribonuclease VII small subunit; the protein is MNPQTAEELDDAVAAYSYEEARSQLVDIVARLEQGNIPLEEALELWERGEALARRCETWLTTARERLAQAQQRTDDALATNQGEN
- the xseA gene encoding exodeoxyribonuclease VII large subunit; translation: MAAHEPVAVPATLPQMARETSPESPWPLRLLNAKIAEYIARMSRLWVEGEIITLTRRPGAKVQFFTLADLEEKSSITCKIFSHALPEGIQSGSRVIVCAKPDFWAGNGSLSLHVDDVRTVGLGDILARIEALKNKLAAEGFFAASRKKPLPFLPRSIGLIVGRNTKARHDVEVNARARWASAQFKVREVVVQGPTAVSEMIPALEELDAIADVDVIVIARGGGSVEDLLPFSDERLLRAVATAKTPVVSAIGHETDNPLLDYVADFRASTPTDAARSIVPDVTEEHTNLVHALRRGRIAVEALLSRARTDLDTQRSRPALAHPETLIESRELDLEQLQQWLHNNLDRQLTRHTATIDATLARLRTLSPLATLKRGYAVLRNDSGVVTSVNNVATGQPLTAQLSDGILSATITASERTDS
- a CDS encoding 4-hydroxy-3-methylbut-2-enyl diphosphate reductase, with protein sequence MAGASAFPTEISSAPNSDGKRILIATPRGYCAGVDRAVDTVEKALELYGPPVYVRKEIVHNKFVVETLTKRGAIFVHDTDDVPVGARVVFSAHGVAPAVHEAAEQRMLQTIDATCPLVTKVHKQAVRFADQDYDILLIGHSGHEEVEGTQGEAPSHIQVVNGPEDVANVDVRDPDRVVWISQTTLSVDETMKTVDLLRKRFPNLINPPSDDICYATQNRQGSVKKMAPECDVVIVVGSANSSNSVRLVEVAVEAGAGSAYRVDKAAELDQAWLKDAQTIGVTSGASVPEILVRDVVEQLKTWGFTSVEPVSTVQEDVHFSLPKNLRGELKATGVDVDRPHKARDTSTARQRSTARSTGRLAGE
- a CDS encoding DNA recombination protein RmuC, yielding MTIDLGVFLIFIAIALASGGAIGWFAALSQERGRAQAVRDELSQARADVLFVRGQAEQLERENSYLHEQIDSKNSTAQALAPISQQLGTVDSFVRALESKTTQQFSALTNQLQTEARVSAQLSRTTESLNAALRNSTVRGSWGEVQLRRIIEVAGMLERVDFDEQRANSQFSDSGQGKGRPDVTVHLPNGAHIAIDAKVPMASYLAAHDISETDLEAASERAELLRAHAKAVKNHVATLKKRNYPADFPHSPQLTIMFLPSEALLSEALEADSQLLEYALADGIILASPVSLLALLRSVAAVWRSAQASEQAQEIVIAGKQLVDRLSVFVGHLSKLGSSLSSSVTSYNKAVSSLESRVLVTYRKFDSLGDKATELTAATAVLSSDQTAIRELTATEFDDVLGDNTELDGGKQP